The Mauremys reevesii isolate NIE-2019 linkage group 13, ASM1616193v1, whole genome shotgun sequence genome contains a region encoding:
- the CHRNA4 gene encoding neuronal acetylcholine receptor subunit alpha-4 isoform X2, translating to MGFLVSKENLLLFLCANVFPVCSHVETRAHAEERLLKKLFSGYNKWSRPVANISDVVLVHFGLSIAQLIDVDEKNQMMTTNMWVKQEWYDYKLRWDPLEYENVTSIRIPSELIWRPDIVLYNNADGDFAVTHLTKAHLFYDGRIKWMPPAIYKSSCSIDVTFFPFDQQNCTMKFGSWTYDKAKIDLVSMHSHVDQLDYWESGEWVIIDAVGNYNIKKYECCAEIYPDITYFFIIRRLPLFYTINLIIPCLLISFLTVLVFYLPSECGEKITLCISVLLSLTVFLLLITEIIPSTSLVIPLIGEYLLFTMIFVTLSIIITVFVLNVHHRSPRTHTMPDWVKRIFLDVVPRLLFMQRPSVVKDSCKKLIESMHKIASSPQLWSETEVEPKFTTSSSDSPQSKGPSPASSFCAHLEEQVKPQTVGKSPSLQYSVLHQEPAQASCSSLQPPCHPLSDTQSTSISKSRSLSVQQMYSPNKVEDGSIRCRSRSIQYCYLQEESSQTNGQTSGSPASQRYHLNEKQPQSKPSQCKCKCKKNVATSSSEQGTKTLSTKEQHVLLMSPALKLAVEGVHYIADHLRAEDADFSTVCDENH from the exons ATGGGCTTTCTGGTGTCTAAAGAAAACCTGCTCCTCTTCCTCTGCGCTAACGTCTTCCCTG TGTGCAGCCATGTGGAAACCCGAGCCCACGCAGAGGAGAGACTCCTGAAGAAACTCTTCTCTGGCTATAACAAGTGGTCCCGACCTGTAGCCAACATTTCAGACGTGGTCCTGGTCCATTTCGGATTGTCCATCGCGCAGCTCATTGACGTG GATGAGAAGAATCAAATGATGACCACGAACATGTGGGTGAAGCAG GAGTGGTATGACTACAAGTTGCGCTGGGATCCTCTGGAATATGAGAACGTTACATCCATCCGCATCCCTTCAGAACTCATTTGGAGGCCGGATATCGTTCTCTACAATAA TGCAGATGGGGACTTTGCAGTCACCCACCTGACCAAAGCCCACCTCTTTTATGATGGAAGAATCAAGTGGATGCCCCCTGCTATCTACAAAAGCTCCTGTAGCATCGATGTCACCTTCTTCCCCTTTGACCAGCAAAACTGCACCATGAAGTTTGGCTCCTGGACCTATGACAAAGCCAAGATAGACTTAGTGAGCATGCACAGCCATGTGGACCAATTGGACTACTGGGAGAGTGGAGAATGGGTCATCATCGATGCCGTGGGCAATTACAATATCAAGAAATACGAGTGCTGTGCAGAGATCTACCCTGATATCACCTACTTCTTTATTATCAGGAGGCTGCCCTTGTTCTACACAATTAATCTGATCATCCCCTGCCTCCTtatctccttcctgactgtcttAGTCTTCTACCTGCCTTCGGAGTGTGGTGAGAAGATCACCCTTTGTATCTCAGTGCTGCTGTCACTGACCGTGTTCCTGCTGCTCATTACGGAGATCATCCCTTCCACCTCCTTGGTCATCCCCTTGATTGGAGAGTATCTGCTTTTCACCATGATATTTGTCACCTTGTCCATCATCATCACTGTCTTTGTGCTCAACGTGCACCACCGCTCCCCCCGCACCCACACCATGCCCGACTGGGTGAAGCGAATCTTTCTCGATGTTGTCCCACGCCTCCTCTTCATGCAACGGCCCTCGGTGGTGAAGGACTCTTGCAAGAAGCTGATTGAGTCCATGCACAAAATAGCCTCCTCTCCGCAGCTTTGGTCCGAGACCGAAGTGGAGCCTAAGTTTACTACCTCCTCTTCAGACAGCCCTCAGAGCAAAGGACCGTCACCCGCCTCTTCCTTCTGTGCCCATCTTGAGGAGCAAGTCAAACCCCAGACTGTCGGCAAGTCACCTTCTCTCCAGTACTCTGTGCTACACCAAGAGCCAGCACAGGCTAGCtgctcctccctgcagcccccctgccatCCGCTGAGTGACACCCAGTCCACGTCCATCTCCAAGAGCAGATCATTAAGCGTCCAGCAGATGTACAGCCCAAATAAAGTAGAGGATGGGAGCATCCGCTGCAGATCCAGGAGCATCCAGTACTGCTATCTGCAAGAGGAGTCCTCTCAGACCAACGGCCAGACCAGTGGCTCTCCAGCATCTCAGCGGTACCATCTGAATGAAAAGCAGCCCCAAAGCAAACCCTCCCAGTGTAAATGCAAGTGTAAAAAGAATGTGGCAACCAGCTCTTCGGAGCAAGGAACCAAAACTCTCAGCACCAAAGAGCAACACGTTTTGCTGATGTCCCCTGCCTTGAAGCTGGCAGTGGAGGGGGTCCATTACATCGCAGACCACTTGAGAGCCGAGGATGCAGATTTCTCA ACAGTGTGTGATGAAAACCACTAG
- the CHRNA4 gene encoding neuronal acetylcholine receptor subunit alpha-4 isoform X3 — MEEHQGKSSADGDFAVTHLTKAHLFYDGRIKWMPPAIYKSSCSIDVTFFPFDQQNCTMKFGSWTYDKAKIDLVSMHSHVDQLDYWESGEWVIIDAVGNYNIKKYECCAEIYPDITYFFIIRRLPLFYTINLIIPCLLISFLTVLVFYLPSECGEKITLCISVLLSLTVFLLLITEIIPSTSLVIPLIGEYLLFTMIFVTLSIIITVFVLNVHHRSPRTHTMPDWVKRIFLDVVPRLLFMQRPSVVKDSCKKLIESMHKIASSPQLWSETEVEPKFTTSSSDSPQSKGPSPASSFCAHLEEQVKPQTVGKSPSLQYSVLHQEPAQASCSSLQPPCHPLSDTQSTSISKSRSLSVQQMYSPNKVEDGSIRCRSRSIQYCYLQEESSQTNGQTSGSPASQRYHLNEKQPQSKPSQCKCKCKKNVATSSSEQGTKTLSTKEQHVLLMSPALKLAVEGVHYIADHLRAEDADFSVKEDWKYVAMVIDRIFLWMFIIVCLLGTVGLFLPPWLAGMI; from the exons ATGGAAGAGCATCAAGGAAAATCTAG TGCAGATGGGGACTTTGCAGTCACCCACCTGACCAAAGCCCACCTCTTTTATGATGGAAGAATCAAGTGGATGCCCCCTGCTATCTACAAAAGCTCCTGTAGCATCGATGTCACCTTCTTCCCCTTTGACCAGCAAAACTGCACCATGAAGTTTGGCTCCTGGACCTATGACAAAGCCAAGATAGACTTAGTGAGCATGCACAGCCATGTGGACCAATTGGACTACTGGGAGAGTGGAGAATGGGTCATCATCGATGCCGTGGGCAATTACAATATCAAGAAATACGAGTGCTGTGCAGAGATCTACCCTGATATCACCTACTTCTTTATTATCAGGAGGCTGCCCTTGTTCTACACAATTAATCTGATCATCCCCTGCCTCCTtatctccttcctgactgtcttAGTCTTCTACCTGCCTTCGGAGTGTGGTGAGAAGATCACCCTTTGTATCTCAGTGCTGCTGTCACTGACCGTGTTCCTGCTGCTCATTACGGAGATCATCCCTTCCACCTCCTTGGTCATCCCCTTGATTGGAGAGTATCTGCTTTTCACCATGATATTTGTCACCTTGTCCATCATCATCACTGTCTTTGTGCTCAACGTGCACCACCGCTCCCCCCGCACCCACACCATGCCCGACTGGGTGAAGCGAATCTTTCTCGATGTTGTCCCACGCCTCCTCTTCATGCAACGGCCCTCGGTGGTGAAGGACTCTTGCAAGAAGCTGATTGAGTCCATGCACAAAATAGCCTCCTCTCCGCAGCTTTGGTCCGAGACCGAAGTGGAGCCTAAGTTTACTACCTCCTCTTCAGACAGCCCTCAGAGCAAAGGACCGTCACCCGCCTCTTCCTTCTGTGCCCATCTTGAGGAGCAAGTCAAACCCCAGACTGTCGGCAAGTCACCTTCTCTCCAGTACTCTGTGCTACACCAAGAGCCAGCACAGGCTAGCtgctcctccctgcagcccccctgccatCCGCTGAGTGACACCCAGTCCACGTCCATCTCCAAGAGCAGATCATTAAGCGTCCAGCAGATGTACAGCCCAAATAAAGTAGAGGATGGGAGCATCCGCTGCAGATCCAGGAGCATCCAGTACTGCTATCTGCAAGAGGAGTCCTCTCAGACCAACGGCCAGACCAGTGGCTCTCCAGCATCTCAGCGGTACCATCTGAATGAAAAGCAGCCCCAAAGCAAACCCTCCCAGTGTAAATGCAAGTGTAAAAAGAATGTGGCAACCAGCTCTTCGGAGCAAGGAACCAAAACTCTCAGCACCAAAGAGCAACACGTTTTGCTGATGTCCCCTGCCTTGAAGCTGGCAGTGGAGGGGGTCCATTACATCGCAGACCACTTGAGAGCCGAGGATGCAGATTTCTCA
- the CHRNA4 gene encoding neuronal acetylcholine receptor subunit alpha-4 isoform X1 codes for MGFLVSKENLLLFLCANVFPVCSHVETRAHAEERLLKKLFSGYNKWSRPVANISDVVLVHFGLSIAQLIDVDEKNQMMTTNMWVKQEWYDYKLRWDPLEYENVTSIRIPSELIWRPDIVLYNNADGDFAVTHLTKAHLFYDGRIKWMPPAIYKSSCSIDVTFFPFDQQNCTMKFGSWTYDKAKIDLVSMHSHVDQLDYWESGEWVIIDAVGNYNIKKYECCAEIYPDITYFFIIRRLPLFYTINLIIPCLLISFLTVLVFYLPSECGEKITLCISVLLSLTVFLLLITEIIPSTSLVIPLIGEYLLFTMIFVTLSIIITVFVLNVHHRSPRTHTMPDWVKRIFLDVVPRLLFMQRPSVVKDSCKKLIESMHKIASSPQLWSETEVEPKFTTSSSDSPQSKGPSPASSFCAHLEEQVKPQTVGKSPSLQYSVLHQEPAQASCSSLQPPCHPLSDTQSTSISKSRSLSVQQMYSPNKVEDGSIRCRSRSIQYCYLQEESSQTNGQTSGSPASQRYHLNEKQPQSKPSQCKCKCKKNVATSSSEQGTKTLSTKEQHVLLMSPALKLAVEGVHYIADHLRAEDADFSVKEDWKYVAMVIDRIFLWMFIIVCLLGTVGLFLPPWLAGMI; via the exons ATGGGCTTTCTGGTGTCTAAAGAAAACCTGCTCCTCTTCCTCTGCGCTAACGTCTTCCCTG TGTGCAGCCATGTGGAAACCCGAGCCCACGCAGAGGAGAGACTCCTGAAGAAACTCTTCTCTGGCTATAACAAGTGGTCCCGACCTGTAGCCAACATTTCAGACGTGGTCCTGGTCCATTTCGGATTGTCCATCGCGCAGCTCATTGACGTG GATGAGAAGAATCAAATGATGACCACGAACATGTGGGTGAAGCAG GAGTGGTATGACTACAAGTTGCGCTGGGATCCTCTGGAATATGAGAACGTTACATCCATCCGCATCCCTTCAGAACTCATTTGGAGGCCGGATATCGTTCTCTACAATAA TGCAGATGGGGACTTTGCAGTCACCCACCTGACCAAAGCCCACCTCTTTTATGATGGAAGAATCAAGTGGATGCCCCCTGCTATCTACAAAAGCTCCTGTAGCATCGATGTCACCTTCTTCCCCTTTGACCAGCAAAACTGCACCATGAAGTTTGGCTCCTGGACCTATGACAAAGCCAAGATAGACTTAGTGAGCATGCACAGCCATGTGGACCAATTGGACTACTGGGAGAGTGGAGAATGGGTCATCATCGATGCCGTGGGCAATTACAATATCAAGAAATACGAGTGCTGTGCAGAGATCTACCCTGATATCACCTACTTCTTTATTATCAGGAGGCTGCCCTTGTTCTACACAATTAATCTGATCATCCCCTGCCTCCTtatctccttcctgactgtcttAGTCTTCTACCTGCCTTCGGAGTGTGGTGAGAAGATCACCCTTTGTATCTCAGTGCTGCTGTCACTGACCGTGTTCCTGCTGCTCATTACGGAGATCATCCCTTCCACCTCCTTGGTCATCCCCTTGATTGGAGAGTATCTGCTTTTCACCATGATATTTGTCACCTTGTCCATCATCATCACTGTCTTTGTGCTCAACGTGCACCACCGCTCCCCCCGCACCCACACCATGCCCGACTGGGTGAAGCGAATCTTTCTCGATGTTGTCCCACGCCTCCTCTTCATGCAACGGCCCTCGGTGGTGAAGGACTCTTGCAAGAAGCTGATTGAGTCCATGCACAAAATAGCCTCCTCTCCGCAGCTTTGGTCCGAGACCGAAGTGGAGCCTAAGTTTACTACCTCCTCTTCAGACAGCCCTCAGAGCAAAGGACCGTCACCCGCCTCTTCCTTCTGTGCCCATCTTGAGGAGCAAGTCAAACCCCAGACTGTCGGCAAGTCACCTTCTCTCCAGTACTCTGTGCTACACCAAGAGCCAGCACAGGCTAGCtgctcctccctgcagcccccctgccatCCGCTGAGTGACACCCAGTCCACGTCCATCTCCAAGAGCAGATCATTAAGCGTCCAGCAGATGTACAGCCCAAATAAAGTAGAGGATGGGAGCATCCGCTGCAGATCCAGGAGCATCCAGTACTGCTATCTGCAAGAGGAGTCCTCTCAGACCAACGGCCAGACCAGTGGCTCTCCAGCATCTCAGCGGTACCATCTGAATGAAAAGCAGCCCCAAAGCAAACCCTCCCAGTGTAAATGCAAGTGTAAAAAGAATGTGGCAACCAGCTCTTCGGAGCAAGGAACCAAAACTCTCAGCACCAAAGAGCAACACGTTTTGCTGATGTCCCCTGCCTTGAAGCTGGCAGTGGAGGGGGTCCATTACATCGCAGACCACTTGAGAGCCGAGGATGCAGATTTCTCA